The nucleotide sequence AATCATAAGACTGgtcatttttttccttcacaaTTTCCAGCAAAATTTTCCATACCATGGTTTGCACCTGGTTGTAGACCCATAGGAAAGCCCAGCTACCCAGGGAAGATGCCGAGAACTCAATGCCACATGTGATGCTACAAACCAGGCAGCCCATCAATCAGAATTATGTAGGCTGCACTGTTCAACAGTTGCACACAATGATCAGTTAATGTGGTCCTTTTCACACcaaatcaaaattttaagaGGTTATTCAAGTCCAATAGAGACAACTTCTCATCTGTTAATTGCAGAACCAAGTGCTACCCATCCCTGTCATGCAGTCTCAGTTGTGTTGCATTTCAAAGTACAAAAACAGGAAGCCGCAAtcaatctgaattctgaaatatttattaGCTCCAATAAACACAAGCAAATAATTTTTACTCCCACAAAATATGCCAGGCATATGGAAGCAGAGAAATGGgctcattttttataatattattCCATCATTTCAATCTTGGAAGGCCTTGTTCGCCAAAGAAATTCTTCTACATCTGTGTAGAATGAAGGATCCTTTAAAGCAATCTGTTTTTGATTGGTTACAAACTTTGTAGCTTTAAGATCTTGCTGTATGTAAACCTCTGTAAATATTTTCTGCTTTAATGAAAATACACTGCTACGCAAAGCCCTGGCAGTTTtccaagtcaaaaaaaatatgccAAGCATGATGGAATCCGCCAATAAAAAGCTGGACCAGAGGTGCCCTCACCATACTTCTCTGCTATTATCTCATTGCACAATAGTTGATGGAACTGCCCCTCACGCCGTCACAACATGGACCCAATTAAACATGGGGTCCTCGTGTTCCTCATTCACTAAACATGTCAGTATGTCACTCTGGCATCAAGTGCATATAGCGGTGTGTGCAGAACTCAACCACTAAGACATGCATGTAGCAAACACTTGTCCCTATCAAAATCTAATTCAACCAGTTGCACTCAGCATTTGCATGTTGCGGTATCATGGCCCTGTCCCTTGCTGATACTTCTGGCCAACCTAGACACTCGCACACCATCATTTCCCCCATCTATAAATTCAGACTAGCTATCTCAatatcatcagttcatcagcTCCTCCAGAGACAGAAACTGAGAATCACACCTTATAGCATACCTATTCATATTTTCAGCTGAAAAAACCAGCCAACCAACCATGATCAGCGCCAAGAGACTGGTTCAATTGGCAAAGTGGCAGAGGATGGCAGCCCTTGGAAGGAAGAGGATCATGGGAAAGGCCCAAGAAACTGAAGAATGCTCCACTTCTGTAGCAGTCAAGGGCCACTGCGTCATGTACACAGCTGATGGGAGGCGGTTTGAGGTCCCATTGGCGTACCTTGGCACAGTGGTCTTCAGTGAACTCCTGAGGATGTCCCAGGAGGAGTTTGGCTTCACAAGCGACGGGAGAATTGTGTTGCCTTGTGATGCTGCAGAAATGGAGTATGCCATGTGCTTGCTCAAGAGGAATCCATCGGTCGAGGTGGTGGATGCATTGCTCAGCTCTATGCTGATACGTTGCCACTGCACTGGTAGTATGGTGCCAACTGTCGGAGTCAACCAGCAAATTTCCTGCTTGTAGCTTCCTGAAGAAGAGCCATATGGCTTGCCCTGTAATTGTAAATTATTATGTATTATATCTGGACCAATTCAAAACAGTTAGATGTAGCTAATAGGAAGAGGAAAATTGCACTGTAAATCCTTTCGATCTTGCAAGCAATCAAGAAACACGCAGTCAGCATATGCATCCATTTTTTCCATTAAATTATTGTTGCAT is from Oryza sativa Japonica Group chromosome 9, ASM3414082v1 and encodes:
- the LOC107278561 gene encoding auxin-responsive protein SAUR36, translating into MISAKRLVQLAKWQRMAALGRKRIMGKAQETEECSTSVAVKGHCVMYTADGRRFEVPLAYLGTVVFSELLRMSQEEFGFTSDGRIVLPCDAAEMEYAMCLLKRNPSVEVVDALLSSMLIRCHCTGSMVPTVGVNQQISCL